One Nonomuraea angiospora DNA segment encodes these proteins:
- a CDS encoding GntR family transcriptional regulator: MDGQTDFSLGPSSLTDALYESVRRRIVNGEIAPGEKLTEIRIAGEYNVARPTAKACLERLTTLGLLRRTTHKTAVVPRLDEEEIRDLYFSRETVERAAVAALARSATVPSTAVRAQAAMKAAAGDMEFASQVEADIAFHSALVAAVGSRRLSRMHEVILGEVHLTMGQFQAHRTTHPMNVVHEHDDILKAIGDGDPERAERCLAHHLDQAQERLLGQLRRERSEEAPE, encoded by the coding sequence GTGGACGGTCAGACCGACTTCTCTCTCGGCCCGTCGTCTCTGACGGATGCGCTCTATGAGTCGGTCAGAAGGCGCATCGTCAACGGCGAGATCGCCCCGGGGGAGAAGCTCACCGAGATCCGCATCGCCGGCGAATACAACGTCGCGCGCCCGACCGCCAAGGCGTGCCTGGAGCGGCTGACCACTCTCGGGTTGCTGCGCCGCACCACTCACAAGACCGCCGTGGTCCCCAGACTTGACGAGGAGGAGATCCGCGACCTGTACTTCAGCCGCGAGACCGTCGAGCGGGCAGCCGTCGCGGCGCTGGCCCGCTCGGCCACCGTGCCGTCCACGGCCGTGCGCGCGCAGGCGGCGATGAAGGCCGCGGCCGGCGACATGGAGTTCGCCAGCCAGGTCGAGGCCGACATCGCCTTCCACTCCGCGCTGGTCGCCGCCGTCGGCAGCCGCCGGCTGTCGCGGATGCACGAGGTGATCCTGGGTGAGGTGCACCTGACGATGGGCCAGTTCCAGGCCCACCGCACCACCCACCCGATGAACGTGGTGCACGAGCACGACGACATCCTGAAGGCCATCGGCGACGGCGACCCCGAGCGCGCTGAGCGCTGCCTGGCCCACCACCTCGACCAGGCTCAGGAGCGCCTGCTCGGCCAGCTCCGTCGCGAACGATCGGAAGAGGCTCCCGAGTGA
- a CDS encoding DddA-like double-stranded DNA deaminase toxin encodes MEMVEVNTIRALCGGGRTAGVIGTVLSLLLAGSPITEAKAAANPPPAPVCERQVVLEAWVTGGVNVRPAAERALLGDRAAVCALLAELPRLVAQDDREQVGRIKSRGEPEVAAAANAALLSDDPGAVAKFLDGGWETAREIDLRASVNKMKAAGGPEVKAAANAVLRNGSRADLGKFIDSGWRVPYRIDLRVVVNRAMSEGGPQVQAAANRALQDGSLEMLERFAQIDWGVAQARDNENQTLNDLRASATEATRRAAFETISAVAQADRAKAEAAAAKSDAEEAQRLASLAGQESAEAKRQAQRAAEAADRAAAASRVAVQAARTAATAARAASGAAARAATAAARAHTKSDEAWAAATAAELDAAAAAKAEQYNRDMQRIGPEITALISPINQIIIVTEQARAAVAAADSARANTEAAGRAAEAAGRYAGQASAEARNAFAAAARAKASADQARRATEETVRQADIAKDAAGKARDAATRAVTYAEQSASAAASAAQHAGSAVNAAELATQHANNAYRAAEDALQAAETAQIVYKAAREADAERLQKELELELSFARYISQKAAEARLGEARGFDVPMGQYHTPQIDALIAEVANAPETEAASAALKAREVARYFATVPGTWTSSAAMKALGEDDDLLVIGFVKSGLASAEEQDDRTTLTGLMITGSAAMRAAAQDALDSGWSDVIEFLKDPDYPERAAENREEVNGILADARSTGDTHIEEAANVALRSDDPDALKKFLDKEHNTAYAIDVRAKVGAIAGDDSHGTEVRNGAQIALAGTTAMQVEFLEVERHRAAQRDYATATHNYIASSLMIETSQIAQQAVDFARTAQAAAAEARGAAEEAIGYANDAGKAAEEAKKFATDAVAHARDAAASAERAAAAVRTAAAATKQAQQSARSASLSARWARASAVSAAKDAASAYAAYDTAYAAQIAAGESASVAARIAAEVFETYRLEAEGHLRELKRELKEHCENAPELGNPGYHDCDARAEEILNDPKGPLHDPDGFAKDNVEHCKRQFVGKAQDACMSIVLSPIFSFAAREIGNRETDAQRLAEEYIALTGMDLINAASQYGLVGDCKNALKGGVADAAQSFTDCITGALELSEDPDWDEYASQWRGTFVASHVPEELRFGEYNSIWGTMYLLARQSDLSILWATRETELATSILRTVPIGCVQEGGHCPFEDAAQQLKDVSETIKRLNNQGYIVDASGRVLDANGLPIATLPPVTDLEKWANYTVESGLHDDLAALEQRLSLLYTQQFGLPMAPPAWHLETQLAYRVATREVALKENTLRLVMNNRGGVCDAVPISGTGPDAQRQIVAGCVQAIKLLLPAGTTMIIYYPDPDNPAELLEVTVRGVGRWLD; translated from the coding sequence ATGGAAATGGTGGAAGTGAATACGATTCGAGCGTTATGTGGTGGTGGCAGGACGGCAGGGGTCATCGGCACCGTGCTCTCGCTGCTTCTCGCAGGCAGCCCCATCACCGAGGCAAAAGCGGCGGCGAACCCGCCCCCGGCACCGGTGTGCGAACGTCAGGTGGTTCTGGAAGCGTGGGTGACGGGCGGCGTGAATGTGCGTCCGGCCGCCGAGAGGGCGCTGCTCGGGGACAGAGCGGCGGTCTGTGCCCTGCTCGCCGAGCTTCCCCGGCTCGTGGCGCAGGACGATCGTGAGCAGGTCGGCCGCATCAAGTCCCGGGGCGAGCCTGAGGTGGCCGCCGCTGCCAATGCCGCCCTGCTCTCGGACGACCCCGGCGCCGTGGCGAAGTTTCTCGACGGTGGCTGGGAGACCGCCCGGGAGATCGACCTGCGCGCCAGCGTGAACAAGATGAAGGCGGCCGGCGGACCGGAGGTCAAGGCCGCCGCGAACGCGGTGCTGCGCAACGGGTCCCGTGCGGACCTGGGGAAGTTCATCGACTCCGGCTGGCGGGTGCCGTACCGGATCGACCTGCGCGTGGTCGTCAACCGGGCGATGTCCGAAGGGGGCCCGCAGGTGCAGGCCGCGGCGAACCGGGCACTCCAGGACGGCAGCCTGGAGATGCTGGAGCGTTTCGCCCAGATCGACTGGGGTGTGGCCCAGGCCCGGGACAACGAGAACCAGACCTTGAACGATCTCCGGGCGAGCGCCACCGAGGCGACCCGCCGCGCGGCGTTCGAGACGATCTCCGCGGTCGCGCAGGCCGACCGTGCGAAAGCCGAGGCCGCGGCGGCCAAGAGCGACGCGGAAGAGGCGCAACGCCTCGCCTCGCTGGCCGGGCAGGAGTCGGCGGAGGCCAAGCGTCAGGCCCAACGCGCTGCTGAGGCCGCCGACCGTGCCGCGGCCGCGTCCCGGGTCGCCGTACAGGCCGCGCGGACAGCGGCGACGGCCGCGCGCGCAGCCTCAGGGGCCGCCGCACGCGCGGCGACCGCGGCGGCGCGGGCGCACACGAAGTCGGACGAGGCGTGGGCGGCCGCGACGGCGGCGGAGCTGGACGCGGCAGCCGCTGCCAAAGCGGAGCAGTACAACCGGGACATGCAGCGGATCGGCCCGGAGATCACCGCGTTGATCTCGCCCATCAATCAGATCATCATCGTGACCGAGCAGGCGCGCGCCGCGGTCGCCGCCGCCGATTCGGCCAGGGCGAACACCGAGGCCGCCGGACGCGCGGCCGAGGCCGCCGGGCGTTATGCGGGGCAGGCCAGCGCCGAGGCCCGGAACGCGTTCGCAGCGGCCGCGCGGGCGAAAGCGAGCGCGGACCAGGCGAGGCGCGCCACCGAGGAGACGGTACGTCAGGCCGACATCGCCAAGGACGCGGCCGGAAAGGCGCGCGACGCGGCGACGCGCGCCGTGACCTACGCGGAGCAGTCGGCGAGCGCCGCGGCGAGCGCTGCCCAGCACGCGGGCAGCGCCGTCAACGCGGCCGAGCTGGCGACGCAGCACGCGAACAACGCCTACCGCGCGGCGGAGGACGCGTTGCAGGCGGCTGAGACGGCCCAGATCGTTTACAAAGCGGCGCGTGAGGCGGACGCCGAACGACTCCAGAAGGAGCTGGAACTTGAGCTGTCCTTCGCCCGGTACATCAGCCAGAAGGCCGCCGAGGCCCGTTTGGGGGAGGCTCGCGGCTTCGATGTGCCAATGGGCCAGTACCACACCCCGCAGATCGACGCGCTGATCGCCGAGGTCGCCAACGCGCCGGAGACCGAGGCCGCGTCGGCGGCCCTCAAGGCGCGGGAGGTGGCCCGCTACTTCGCGACCGTGCCCGGCACGTGGACCAGTTCGGCGGCCATGAAGGCTCTCGGCGAGGACGATGACCTCCTTGTCATCGGGTTCGTCAAGAGCGGACTCGCGTCCGCCGAAGAGCAGGACGACCGCACGACGCTGACCGGCCTCATGATCACCGGCAGCGCGGCCATGAGAGCAGCCGCTCAGGACGCTCTCGACAGCGGATGGTCCGACGTCATCGAGTTCCTCAAGGACCCGGACTACCCCGAGCGAGCCGCCGAGAACCGGGAGGAGGTCAACGGCATCCTTGCTGACGCCCGCAGCACCGGCGACACCCACATCGAGGAAGCGGCGAACGTCGCCCTGCGTTCGGACGACCCCGACGCCCTCAAGAAGTTCCTCGACAAGGAGCACAACACCGCTTACGCGATCGACGTCCGGGCGAAGGTCGGCGCGATCGCCGGGGACGACTCTCACGGGACCGAGGTGCGCAACGGCGCCCAAATCGCGCTGGCCGGCACGACGGCGATGCAGGTCGAATTCCTGGAGGTGGAGCGGCACCGTGCGGCCCAGCGCGACTACGCGACCGCGACGCACAACTACATCGCCAGTTCCTTGATGATCGAGACCTCGCAGATCGCGCAGCAGGCCGTCGACTTCGCGCGCACCGCGCAGGCTGCGGCGGCGGAGGCCCGCGGTGCGGCGGAGGAGGCCATCGGTTACGCGAACGACGCCGGCAAGGCGGCCGAGGAGGCGAAGAAGTTCGCGACCGATGCCGTCGCCCACGCCCGCGACGCCGCCGCGTCCGCGGAACGGGCAGCGGCGGCCGTCCGCACCGCCGCCGCAGCGACCAAGCAGGCCCAGCAGTCGGCCAGATCGGCGTCCCTCTCGGCCCGCTGGGCCCGCGCCTCGGCCGTCTCGGCGGCAAAGGACGCGGCCAGCGCCTACGCCGCCTATGACACCGCGTACGCCGCGCAGATCGCGGCCGGCGAGAGCGCGTCCGTGGCGGCTCGCATCGCCGCGGAAGTGTTCGAGACCTATCGGCTGGAGGCCGAGGGACATCTGCGCGAGCTCAAGCGGGAATTGAAAGAGCACTGCGAGAACGCACCCGAACTCGGCAATCCTGGATACCACGACTGCGACGCACGCGCCGAAGAGATCCTGAACGACCCCAAGGGGCCGCTCCACGATCCGGACGGCTTCGCCAAGGACAACGTCGAGCACTGCAAGAGGCAGTTTGTCGGCAAAGCCCAGGACGCCTGCATGTCCATCGTCCTGAGCCCGATATTCTCCTTCGCGGCAAGGGAAATCGGCAACCGGGAGACCGACGCTCAGCGCCTCGCCGAAGAGTACATAGCCCTGACCGGCATGGACCTGATCAACGCCGCCTCCCAGTACGGCTTGGTCGGCGATTGCAAGAACGCCCTCAAGGGCGGTGTCGCGGATGCGGCGCAGTCGTTCACGGACTGCATCACTGGAGCCCTGGAACTGTCCGAAGATCCCGACTGGGACGAGTACGCGTCCCAGTGGAGGGGGACCTTCGTGGCGTCGCACGTCCCGGAGGAACTCCGGTTCGGCGAGTACAACTCGATCTGGGGAACGATGTACCTGCTCGCGCGCCAATCTGATCTGTCCATCCTCTGGGCGACCCGCGAGACCGAGCTGGCAACGTCGATACTGCGCACTGTTCCGATCGGATGCGTCCAGGAAGGCGGGCACTGCCCGTTCGAGGACGCGGCGCAGCAGCTCAAGGACGTGAGCGAGACCATCAAACGGCTCAACAACCAGGGCTACATCGTGGACGCGTCCGGGCGGGTGCTCGATGCGAACGGCCTGCCGATCGCGACCCTGCCACCGGTCACCGATCTGGAGAAGTGGGCCAACTACACCGTCGAGAGCGGTCTGCACGACGACCTCGCGGCCCTCGAACAACGTCTCAGCCTGCTGTACACGCAGCAGTTCGGCCTGCCCATGGCGCCCCCGGCCTGGCACCTCGAGACGCAGCTCGCCTACCGTGTCGCCACGCGGGAGGTGGCGCTGAAGGAGAACACGCTGCGGCTCGTCATGAACAACCGCGGCGGCGTCTGCGACGCGGTGCCGATCAGCGGCACTGGGCCCGATGCGCAGCGTCAGATCGTGGCCGGGTGTGTCCAGGCCATCAAACTGCTGCTGCCGGCCGGCACCACCATGATCATCTACTATCCGGATCCGGACAATCCGGCGGAACTGCTGGAGGTCACCGTGCGTGGGGTCGGCCGCTGGCTGGACTGA
- a CDS encoding 2-hydroxy-3-oxopropionate reductase — protein sequence MNVSTIAFIGLGIMGSPMAVHLVKAGHDVAGYNRSPEKTKPLVEAGGRAAASVADAVRGAEVVALMLPDSPDVREVLTGQDGVFAGAAPGTLIIDFSTIRPDVTRELADEAARRGLRYLDAPVSGGEAGARNAALSIMVGGESADFEAARPVFEAVGKTVVHVGPSGSGQTVKAANQLIVAANIEALAEAVVFLRAYGVDLEAALEVLGGGLAGSAVLTQKRDKMLHDSFEPGFRIALHHKDMGIVTSAAREAGVVLPLGALVAQLVAAANASGDGALDHSALLRGVQRLSGQTRP from the coding sequence ATCAACGTGAGCACCATCGCCTTCATCGGACTCGGCATCATGGGCAGCCCCATGGCCGTCCACCTGGTCAAGGCCGGGCATGATGTGGCCGGCTACAACCGCTCGCCGGAGAAGACCAAACCCCTGGTCGAAGCCGGTGGGCGGGCGGCCGCGTCTGTCGCCGACGCGGTGCGCGGCGCCGAGGTGGTCGCGCTCATGCTGCCCGACTCGCCCGACGTGCGCGAGGTGCTGACCGGACAGGACGGCGTGTTCGCGGGCGCCGCTCCCGGCACTCTGATCATCGATTTCTCCACGATCCGCCCCGACGTCACCCGTGAGCTGGCCGACGAGGCGGCCCGGCGCGGCCTGCGCTACCTCGACGCGCCCGTCTCCGGCGGCGAGGCCGGCGCCAGGAACGCCGCCCTGTCGATCATGGTGGGCGGAGAGAGCGCCGACTTCGAGGCGGCCAGGCCCGTCTTCGAAGCGGTCGGCAAGACGGTCGTGCACGTCGGCCCGAGCGGCTCCGGCCAGACGGTCAAGGCCGCCAACCAGCTCATCGTCGCCGCCAACATCGAGGCGTTGGCCGAGGCGGTGGTGTTCCTGCGGGCGTACGGCGTGGACCTGGAGGCGGCTCTGGAGGTGCTCGGCGGCGGGCTGGCCGGCTCCGCCGTGCTGACGCAGAAGCGCGACAAGATGCTGCACGACTCCTTCGAACCGGGGTTCCGCATCGCCCTGCACCACAAGGACATGGGCATCGTCACCTCGGCCGCCCGCGAGGCCGGCGTCGTACTGCCGCTGGGGGCGCTGGTCGCCCAGCTCGTCGCGGCAGCGAACGCCTCGGGCGACGGCGCCCTCGACCACTCCGCGCTGCTACGCGGCGTGCAGCGACTGTCGGGTCAGACCCGTCCTTAG
- a CDS encoding carbohydrate ABC transporter permease, protein MTTATTSFESARAGSRTAVLRRGRRDLLKHLGLGAFVLLMLYPLVWMIVSSVKPDHLILTEPGLIPSEITFDNFVEGWNALNRPFSVFFVNSLVVTVGSIIGNLFSCSLTAFALARLEFRMRNVYLAITLVSVMLPLHVLVIPQYIFFSQLDLVNTYFPLLLPKFLATDAFFIYLMVQFIRTIPRDLDRAAWIDGCGPFRTFWSVVLPLMRPALVTTTIFTFIWTWNDFFVPLIYLTSPKMFTVPVALNSMVDSESQTGVGMLFAMSLVSLLPVLIFFAVAQKQLIRGIATTGLK, encoded by the coding sequence ATGACGACCGCGACCACCTCGTTCGAGTCCGCGCGGGCCGGCTCCAGGACGGCCGTTCTGCGGCGCGGCCGCCGCGACCTGCTCAAGCACCTCGGCCTCGGCGCCTTCGTGCTGCTGATGCTCTATCCGCTGGTCTGGATGATCGTCAGCTCGGTCAAGCCCGACCACCTGATCCTGACCGAACCCGGCCTCATCCCCAGCGAGATCACCTTCGACAACTTCGTCGAAGGCTGGAACGCGCTGAACCGCCCGTTCTCGGTCTTCTTCGTCAACTCCCTGGTCGTCACCGTCGGCTCGATCATCGGCAACCTGTTCTCCTGCTCGCTGACGGCGTTCGCGCTGGCCCGGCTGGAGTTCCGGATGCGCAACGTCTACCTGGCCATCACGCTGGTCTCGGTGATGCTGCCGCTGCACGTGCTGGTGATCCCGCAGTACATCTTCTTCTCCCAGCTCGACCTGGTGAACACCTACTTCCCGCTGCTCCTCCCCAAGTTCCTGGCCACCGACGCCTTCTTCATCTACCTGATGGTGCAGTTCATCAGGACCATCCCGCGCGACCTCGACCGCGCGGCCTGGATCGACGGATGCGGCCCGTTCCGCACCTTCTGGTCGGTGGTCCTGCCGCTCATGCGGCCCGCTCTCGTGACCACCACGATCTTCACCTTCATCTGGACCTGGAACGACTTCTTCGTCCCGCTGATCTACCTCACCTCGCCGAAGATGTTCACGGTGCCGGTCGCGCTCAACTCCATGGTCGACTCCGAGTCGCAGACCGGCGTGGGCATGCTGTTCGCGATGTCGCTCGTGTCGCTGCTGCCCGTACTCATCTTCTTCGCCGTCGCCCAGAAACAGCTCATCCGCGGCATCGCCACCACGGGGCTCAAATGA
- a CDS encoding carbohydrate ABC transporter permease gives MAKRSLQSQGGAAHVFLIPWWLGLVLVTLVPLLASLYLAFTDYNILSTPEFNGLANFERMFKDENFWAAVRVTIVYVVVSIPLQLGFALLLALILDRGLRGLAFYRSAFYLPSLLGTSVAVAILWRQLFGDDGLIDRALSVFGLELGSWLQNPSLSLSTLIVLNVWTFGSPMVIFLAGLRQIPEELYEAARVDGASVIRQFTHVTIPLLTPIIFFNLILQTIGAFQTFTQAQVVSGGTGGPANSTLFYTLYIYQQGFTNFDMGYASALAWVLMAAIGLVTAVHFILSKYWVFYGDD, from the coding sequence ATGGCGAAACGCAGCCTCCAAAGCCAGGGCGGCGCCGCGCACGTCTTCCTCATCCCATGGTGGCTCGGGCTCGTGCTGGTCACGCTCGTACCGCTGCTGGCCTCGCTCTACCTGGCCTTCACCGACTACAACATCCTCAGCACGCCGGAGTTCAACGGCCTGGCCAACTTCGAGCGCATGTTCAAGGACGAGAACTTCTGGGCCGCAGTCCGGGTGACGATCGTCTACGTCGTGGTCTCCATCCCCTTGCAGCTCGGCTTCGCGCTGCTGCTGGCGCTCATCCTCGACCGCGGGCTGCGCGGGCTGGCCTTCTACCGCAGCGCCTTCTACCTGCCCTCGCTGCTGGGCACCAGCGTGGCCGTGGCGATCCTGTGGCGCCAGCTCTTCGGCGATGACGGCCTCATCGACCGCGCGCTGTCGGTGTTCGGCCTCGAGCTCGGGAGCTGGCTGCAGAACCCGAGCCTGTCGCTGTCGACGCTGATCGTCCTGAACGTGTGGACGTTCGGCTCGCCGATGGTCATCTTCCTGGCCGGGCTCCGCCAGATCCCCGAGGAGCTGTACGAGGCCGCCAGGGTGGACGGCGCCAGTGTGATCCGGCAGTTCACCCACGTCACGATCCCGCTGCTCACCCCGATCATCTTCTTCAACCTCATCCTGCAGACGATCGGCGCGTTCCAGACCTTCACCCAGGCCCAGGTCGTCAGCGGCGGCACCGGAGGCCCCGCCAACTCGACGCTGTTCTACACGCTCTACATCTACCAGCAGGGATTCACGAATTTCGACATGGGCTACGCCTCCGCCCTGGCCTGGGTGCTGATGGCCGCGATCGGCCTGGTGACGGCCGTGCACTTCATCCTGTCGAAGTACTGGGTCTTCTACGGAGACGACTGA
- a CDS encoding ABC transporter substrate-binding protein: MSGLDRRGFLKLAAAGALGAGLSACGAGSEGGATSLRYAFWGNNVRQQNYTKALKEFVAKNPGIQVEPEFAEYAAFQERMTTQMAARDVADIFWVASPQVMTYHKNKLYRRLDDIPSLNLADYSKEELESFKLGGQLNTMPFGIFVAVIRHNETFAEQDGVELPPKDADWDAWATFLIDYAKDNPNKRKGMPYEPDHDLSFESWLRQHGEQLWTEDGRAGFTADTLRAWLDWWDKLYKAGAVTTLSEQEGMGPDWALVGKKVLAKVGNSNHLIDDAKMFPDYRFKLRSIPAAKDAQAGHPFLYFPRMAIYQGIDDDKVETAGKLVSYNTGDPAMIKTVGMTMGAPVNPKVFQQSLQSASGDEKEMLTVVQAGREAERRPRFEAPPGTSTWRTAMSKVGEEIALGRLSTADGAKRLLDEIQAGISRAR; the protein is encoded by the coding sequence ATGAGCGGACTCGATCGGCGAGGATTCCTGAAGCTGGCGGCGGCCGGAGCGCTGGGCGCGGGCCTGTCGGCATGCGGCGCGGGCTCCGAGGGCGGCGCCACTTCGCTGAGATACGCCTTCTGGGGCAACAACGTCCGGCAGCAGAACTACACCAAGGCACTCAAGGAGTTCGTCGCCAAGAATCCGGGCATCCAGGTCGAGCCGGAGTTCGCCGAGTACGCCGCCTTCCAGGAGCGCATGACCACCCAGATGGCCGCCCGCGACGTGGCCGACATCTTCTGGGTGGCCTCGCCCCAGGTGATGACCTACCACAAGAACAAGCTCTACCGCCGCCTCGACGACATCCCGTCCCTCAACCTGGCCGACTACTCCAAGGAGGAGCTGGAGTCGTTCAAGCTGGGCGGGCAGCTGAACACCATGCCGTTCGGCATCTTCGTCGCCGTCATCCGCCACAACGAGACCTTCGCCGAACAGGACGGCGTCGAGCTCCCGCCGAAGGACGCCGACTGGGACGCATGGGCGACCTTCCTCATCGACTACGCCAAGGACAACCCGAACAAGCGCAAGGGCATGCCGTACGAGCCCGACCACGACCTGAGCTTCGAATCCTGGCTGCGCCAGCACGGCGAGCAGCTCTGGACCGAGGACGGCAGGGCCGGGTTCACCGCCGACACCCTGCGCGCCTGGCTCGACTGGTGGGACAAGCTGTACAAGGCCGGCGCCGTGACCACGCTCAGCGAGCAGGAGGGCATGGGCCCCGACTGGGCGCTGGTCGGCAAGAAGGTGCTGGCCAAGGTGGGCAACTCCAACCACCTCATCGACGACGCCAAGATGTTCCCCGACTACCGCTTCAAGCTGCGCTCGATCCCCGCGGCCAAGGACGCCCAGGCCGGTCACCCGTTCCTCTACTTCCCCCGGATGGCGATATATCAGGGCATCGACGATGACAAGGTCGAGACCGCCGGCAAGCTCGTCAGCTACAACACCGGCGACCCCGCGATGATCAAAACGGTCGGCATGACCATGGGCGCGCCCGTCAACCCCAAGGTCTTCCAGCAGTCCCTGCAGAGCGCCAGCGGGGACGAGAAGGAGATGCTCACCGTCGTACAGGCCGGTCGCGAGGCCGAACGCCGCCCCCGCTTCGAGGCGCCCCCTGGCACCAGCACCTGGCGTACGGCCATGTCCAAGGTCGGCGAGGAGATCGCGCTCGGCCGGCTCAGCACGGCCGACGGCGCCAAACGGCTGCTCGACGAGATCCAGGCCGGCATCTCCCGGGCCCGCTAG
- a CDS encoding D-2-hydroxyacid dehydrogenase, with the protein MRITVIGHHDEVTRRRIRRAAGDAQVAFASDPAEGIELADAVVGNVPDPLLARAPRLRWVHSPSAGVDAVLSDKLLASEVILTSSTGNGAIPLAEHAMMLMLMLDRDAPRWLRAQSERRWDRYAHGELAGKTVGLYGLGHAGLDLAAKAKAFHLRVLGMRRSPGTCAPGVDELFGQDDFPRFLAESDFVVVTAPLTAATAGRFDREAFAAMRPAAFFVCVSRGGIADDGALLEALREGKIAGAGLDAHGVEPLPRDSPFWTLPNVIVTPHNGATTAETARRGLDIMLDNVGRFARGEPLRNIVDKAAGY; encoded by the coding sequence ATGAGAATCACCGTCATCGGTCACCACGACGAGGTCACCCGCCGGCGCATCCGCCGGGCCGCCGGGGACGCGCAGGTCGCGTTCGCGTCCGACCCGGCGGAGGGCATCGAGCTCGCCGACGCCGTCGTCGGCAACGTGCCGGACCCGCTGCTGGCCAGGGCGCCCAGGCTGCGCTGGGTGCACAGCCCGTCGGCCGGCGTGGACGCCGTCCTGTCGGACAAGCTGCTGGCCAGCGAGGTGATCCTCACCTCCTCCACGGGCAACGGCGCGATCCCGCTGGCCGAGCACGCGATGATGCTGATGCTCATGCTCGACAGGGACGCGCCGCGCTGGCTGCGCGCCCAGTCCGAGCGCCGCTGGGACCGCTACGCCCACGGCGAGCTGGCGGGCAAGACCGTCGGCCTGTACGGGCTGGGCCACGCGGGCCTCGACCTGGCCGCCAAGGCGAAGGCGTTCCACCTGCGGGTGCTCGGCATGCGCAGGTCGCCGGGCACTTGCGCCCCTGGCGTGGACGAGCTGTTCGGCCAGGACGACTTCCCGCGCTTCCTGGCCGAGTCTGACTTCGTGGTCGTGACCGCGCCGCTCACCGCGGCCACGGCGGGCCGCTTCGACCGCGAGGCGTTCGCGGCGATGCGGCCGGCGGCGTTCTTCGTCTGCGTCTCGCGCGGCGGGATCGCCGACGACGGAGCCCTGCTCGAGGCGCTGCGCGAGGGGAAGATCGCCGGAGCCGGGCTGGACGCCCATGGAGTGGAACCTCTCCCCCGCGACAGCCCGTTCTGGACCCTGCCGAACGTCATCGTCACCCCGCACAACGGCGCCACCACCGCCGAGACCGCCCGCCGCGGCCTCGACATCATGCTGGACAATGTGGGCCGGTTCGCGCGGGGCGAGCCGCTGCGGAACATCGTCGACAAGGCCGCCGGATACTGA